From the genome of Azospira restricta, one region includes:
- a CDS encoding TrkH family potassium uptake protein, whose product MSRYAPVFRALGMIIMLFAITMLIPLALSWVVDDGAQNAYDEAFGLTFLAGAGLWYRTRNDKRELQVRDGFLMVVLVWTLLPAFATLPLMLQLGISFTDAYFETMSGLTTTGSTVLSGLDALPLSINLWRHLLVWLGGMGLIVLAIAVLPLLGIGGRSMFKAETPGPMKDAKMTPRIAQTAKGLWAVYFAVTVACLLAYRGAGMDWFDAVCHTFSTMGLGGFSTHDTSFGHFDSPAIEGVAVVFMLIAGMNFATLYLALTQRSVRPYVRDPEAPWFLLITLGSVLLVAAYIRANGVYDSDTSALRHALFNVVSIATTTGYASVDYALWPMFAPLWMLFLCSFATSAGSTGGGIKMIRALLLYKQLYRELVRAMHPAAVYNVRIGSQVMPQNILFAALSFGFVYMVSIVSLTLLLSFSGLDIVSAFTAVVASVNNTGPGLGVVGPSTTYAVLTDFQTWVCSFAMLLGRLELFTLLVVLTPAFWRK is encoded by the coding sequence GTGAGCCGCTATGCTCCGGTTTTCCGTGCACTGGGCATGATCATCATGCTCTTCGCGATAACCATGTTGATTCCGCTCGCGCTGTCGTGGGTCGTCGACGACGGCGCGCAGAACGCCTATGACGAGGCCTTCGGCCTCACCTTCCTCGCCGGCGCCGGCCTCTGGTACCGCACGCGCAACGACAAGCGCGAACTGCAGGTGCGCGACGGCTTCCTGATGGTGGTGCTGGTGTGGACGCTGCTGCCGGCCTTCGCCACGCTGCCGCTGATGCTGCAACTGGGGATCAGCTTCACCGACGCCTACTTCGAGACGATGTCCGGATTGACGACGACCGGGTCGACGGTGCTGTCCGGGCTGGACGCGCTGCCGCTGTCGATCAACCTCTGGCGCCACCTGCTGGTCTGGCTCGGCGGCATGGGCCTGATCGTGCTCGCCATCGCCGTGCTGCCGCTGCTCGGCATCGGCGGCCGCTCGATGTTCAAGGCGGAGACGCCGGGGCCGATGAAGGACGCGAAGATGACGCCGCGCATCGCGCAGACCGCGAAGGGGCTGTGGGCCGTCTATTTCGCGGTCACCGTCGCCTGCCTGCTGGCCTACCGCGGGGCCGGCATGGACTGGTTCGACGCCGTCTGCCATACCTTCTCGACGATGGGGTTGGGCGGCTTCTCGACGCACGATACGAGCTTCGGCCACTTCGATTCGCCGGCGATCGAGGGCGTCGCCGTCGTCTTCATGCTGATCGCCGGGATGAACTTCGCGACGCTCTACCTGGCGCTGACGCAGCGCTCGGTGCGGCCCTACGTGCGCGACCCGGAGGCGCCCTGGTTTCTGCTGATCACGCTTGGCAGCGTGCTGCTGGTCGCCGCCTACATCCGCGCCAACGGCGTCTACGACAGCGACACGAGCGCGCTGCGGCATGCGCTGTTCAACGTCGTCTCGATCGCCACCACCACCGGCTACGCCAGCGTCGACTATGCGCTGTGGCCGATGTTCGCGCCGCTGTGGATGCTTTTCCTGTGCAGTTTCGCGACCAGCGCCGGTTCCACCGGCGGCGGCATCAAGATGATCCGCGCCCTGCTCCTCTACAAGCAGCTCTACCGCGAGCTGGTGCGGGCGATGCATCCGGCGGCGGTCTACAACGTGCGCATCGGCAGCCAGGTGATGCCGCAGAACATCCTCTTCGCGGCGCTCTCGTTCGGTTTCGTGTACATGGTCAGCATCGTCTCGCTGACGCTGCTCCTGTCGTTCTCGGGGCTGGACATCGTCTCCGCCTTCACCGCCGTCGTCGCCAGCGTCAACAACACCGGGCCCGGGCTGGGCGTGGTCGGCCCGTCGACCACCTATGCCGTGCTGACCGACTTCCAGACCTGGGTGTGCAGCTTCGCGATGCTGCTCGGCCGCCTCGAACTGTTCACGCTGCTGGTGGTGCTGACGCCGGCGTTCTGGCGCAAGTAG
- the hemE gene encoding uroporphyrinogen decarboxylase, translating into MTRPRNDNFLRALLKEPTDHTPVWLMRQAGRYLPEYCETRKRAGSFLNLCKSPAMACEVTLQPLARYELDAAILFSDILTVPDAMGLGLYFAEGEGPKFERPLNEEWAIRDLTAPDPFDHLRYVMDGVSEIRRALDNSVPLIGFSGSPWTLACYMVEGGSSDDYRKVKTMMYDRPDLMHHILSVTADAVTAYLNAQIDSGAQAVMIFDSWGGALSAAAYQEFSLAYMRKIVAGLKKEKDGEKIPNIVFTKGGGLWLESIADSGCNAVGLDWTIDLGEARRRVGDKVALQGNLDPNVLFASPEKIAAEAKKVLDSYGPGNTGHVFNLGHGISQFTPPDHVTTLVDTVHAYSRELRK; encoded by the coding sequence ATGACCCGACCCCGCAACGACAATTTCCTCCGTGCCCTGCTGAAGGAGCCGACCGACCACACGCCGGTCTGGCTGATGCGCCAGGCCGGCCGCTACCTGCCGGAATACTGCGAGACGCGCAAGCGCGCCGGCAGCTTCCTCAACCTGTGCAAGAGCCCGGCGATGGCCTGCGAAGTGACGCTGCAGCCGCTCGCCCGCTACGAGCTCGACGCCGCGATCCTGTTCTCCGACATCCTGACCGTCCCCGACGCGATGGGGCTGGGCCTCTACTTCGCCGAGGGCGAGGGCCCGAAGTTCGAGCGCCCGCTCAACGAGGAATGGGCGATCCGCGACCTGACCGCGCCGGACCCCTTCGACCACCTGCGCTACGTGATGGACGGCGTGTCCGAGATCCGCCGCGCGCTCGACAACTCGGTGCCGCTGATCGGCTTCTCCGGCAGCCCGTGGACGCTGGCCTGCTACATGGTCGAGGGCGGCTCCTCCGACGACTACCGCAAGGTCAAGACGATGATGTACGACCGTCCGGACCTGATGCACCACATCCTGTCGGTGACCGCGGATGCCGTCACCGCCTACCTCAACGCGCAGATCGATTCCGGCGCGCAGGCGGTGATGATCTTCGACTCCTGGGGCGGCGCGCTGTCGGCGGCGGCCTACCAGGAATTCTCGCTGGCCTACATGAGGAAGATCGTCGCCGGCCTGAAGAAGGAGAAGGACGGCGAGAAGATCCCGAACATCGTGTTCACCAAGGGCGGCGGCCTGTGGCTGGAGTCGATCGCCGACAGCGGCTGCAACGCGGTCGGCCTCGACTGGACGATCGACCTCGGCGAAGCGCGCCGCCGCGTCGGCGACAAGGTCGCGCTGCAGGGCAACCTCGACCCCAACGTGCTGTTCGCGTCGCCCGAGAAGATCGCCGCCGAGGCGAAGAAGGTGCTCGACAGCTACGGCCCCGGCAACACCGGCCACGTCTTCAACCTCGGCCACGGCATCTCGCAGTTCACGCCGCCTGACCATGTGACGACGCTGGTCGACACCGTCCACGCCTACAGCCGCGAACTGCGCAAATAA
- a CDS encoding primosomal protein N', translated as MIIVRVALDLPLHRCFDYLAPAATAADVGRRVRVPFGRRSTIGVIVELPAASEFPPEQLKPVEAILPEPVLPADWFRLCEFCAAYYQAPLGEVMLSTLPAGLKRLDPPQARPPKPAKAPPPPSPAPALTAEQAAALAAVRAAGPGFHPFLLFGVTGSGKTEVYLRLIADALEKGGQALVLVPEINLTPQLEARVAARFPGAGLVSLHSELTEAARLRNWQAAHSGRARIVLGTRLAVFAPLSELALIIVDEEHDPSFKQQDGMRYSARDVAVFRARDGKVPIVLGSATPSLESWANATAPEMRGRYALLTLKERAVEQARLPAVQRIDLRKEKAEEGLSGILLEAIEKRLARGEQSLVFLNRRGYAPVLACTACGWISACRRCAANLVLHLKDRRLRCHHCGYETRIPKACPTCGNQDIHPFGRGTQRLEEFLVERFPDARILRADRDAAKSRKQWEALVEKIHAGEADILVGTQMLAKGHDFPKLTLVGVVGADAALFAADCRAPERLFAQLMQVAGRAGRAELPGEVLIQTQYPDHPLYAAVVNHDYPAFAATQLAERKVAGFPPYGFQAMLRAEAPQMADAIAFLASARAWPGAEAHPAVTLYDPVPMRLAKLANLERGQLLAESPSRPALQAFLGEWRQAVETIKAPSRLRWHLEVDPLEF; from the coding sequence GTGATCATCGTCCGCGTCGCCCTCGACCTGCCGCTGCACCGCTGCTTCGACTACCTCGCGCCGGCGGCGACCGCGGCCGACGTCGGCCGCCGCGTGCGCGTTCCCTTCGGCCGCCGCTCGACGATCGGCGTCATCGTCGAGCTGCCGGCGGCGAGCGAGTTTCCGCCGGAGCAGCTGAAGCCGGTCGAGGCCATCCTGCCCGAGCCGGTCCTGCCCGCCGACTGGTTCCGGCTCTGCGAATTCTGCGCCGCCTATTACCAGGCGCCGCTCGGCGAGGTGATGCTGTCCACGCTGCCGGCCGGGCTGAAGCGACTCGACCCGCCGCAGGCGCGCCCGCCGAAGCCGGCGAAGGCGCCGCCGCCGCCCTCTCCGGCCCCGGCACTGACTGCCGAACAGGCGGCGGCGCTGGCCGCGGTGCGCGCCGCCGGCCCCGGCTTCCATCCCTTCCTGCTCTTCGGCGTCACCGGCAGCGGCAAGACCGAGGTCTACCTGCGGCTGATCGCCGACGCGCTGGAAAAAGGCGGCCAGGCGCTGGTGCTGGTGCCCGAGATCAACCTGACGCCGCAACTCGAGGCCCGCGTCGCCGCGCGCTTCCCCGGCGCCGGGCTGGTCAGCCTGCACAGCGAGCTGACCGAGGCGGCGCGGCTGAGGAACTGGCAGGCAGCCCACAGCGGGCGTGCGCGCATCGTCCTCGGCACGCGGCTGGCGGTATTCGCGCCGCTGTCGGAGCTGGCGCTGATCATCGTCGACGAGGAGCACGACCCGTCGTTCAAGCAGCAGGACGGCATGCGCTATTCGGCGCGCGATGTCGCCGTCTTCCGCGCCCGCGATGGCAAGGTGCCGATCGTCCTCGGCTCGGCGACGCCGTCGCTGGAGAGCTGGGCGAATGCCACCGCGCCCGAGATGCGCGGCCGCTACGCGCTGCTGACGCTGAAGGAGCGCGCCGTCGAGCAAGCCCGCCTGCCGGCGGTGCAGCGCATCGACCTGCGGAAGGAGAAGGCCGAGGAAGGCCTCTCCGGCATCCTCCTCGAAGCCATCGAGAAGCGCCTCGCGCGCGGCGAGCAGAGCCTGGTCTTCCTCAACCGCCGCGGCTACGCGCCGGTGCTGGCGTGCACCGCCTGCGGCTGGATTTCGGCGTGCCGCCGCTGCGCCGCCAACCTCGTGCTGCACCTCAAGGACCGCCGGCTGCGCTGCCACCATTGCGGCTACGAGACGCGCATCCCGAAGGCCTGCCCGACCTGCGGCAACCAGGACATCCACCCGTTCGGCCGCGGCACGCAGCGGCTCGAGGAATTCCTCGTCGAACGCTTCCCGGACGCGCGCATCCTGCGCGCCGACCGCGACGCGGCGAAGAGCCGCAAGCAGTGGGAGGCACTGGTCGAGAAGATCCACGCCGGCGAGGCCGACATCCTGGTCGGCACGCAGATGCTGGCCAAGGGCCACGACTTCCCGAAGCTGACGCTGGTCGGCGTCGTCGGCGCCGACGCCGCGCTGTTCGCCGCCGACTGCCGCGCACCGGAGCGGCTGTTCGCGCAGCTGATGCAGGTCGCCGGTCGCGCCGGCCGCGCCGAACTGCCGGGCGAGGTGTTGATCCAGACGCAGTACCCGGACCATCCGCTCTACGCCGCCGTCGTGAACCACGACTACCCGGCCTTCGCCGCGACGCAGCTGGCCGAGCGCAAGGTCGCCGGCTTTCCGCCCTACGGCTTCCAGGCGATGCTGCGCGCCGAGGCGCCGCAGATGGCCGACGCCATCGCCTTCCTCGCCAGCGCGCGCGCCTGGCCGGGCGCCGAGGCGCACCCGGCGGTAACGTTGTATGACCCGGTGCCGATGCGCCTGGCCAAGCTCGCCAACCTGGAGCGCGGCCAGTTGCTCGCCGAATCGCCGTCGCGGCCGGCGCTGCAGGCCTTCCTCGGCGAGTGGCGGCAGGCGGTGGAAACGATCAAGGCGCCGTCACGGTTGCGTTGGCACCTGGAAGTCGATCCGCTCGAATTCTGA
- a CDS encoding PAS-domain containing protein: protein MDSIAAHKSPELEQLELIQRLGRIGYWEYDPATHSFTLPPHSLELLSSLIGCARDVAPNLREVMDDAERRRFLGALELAVKGQLSLHLELQLASFHGRRAAIVVKGVPVARGDAFRFAGTFHDITHEKQVESEREEVLSQLHAVIGGLPVGVTVFDEDLRLLFWNDHIYDILGLPQGAVYKYVRFEELIRYPARRGEYGPGDPEELVAQRTALARRFEPHRFERAARDGRTLLVDGYPFRFGGRISGFVTTYTDITEQKRNAEQIVHQNQMLKAIIDNFPGAISLFDGNLRLVASNPLFKTLLDLPATLVDRDDAYFEDFIRFNADRGEYGPGDPQAQVAAVMARARSFQPHKIERVRPNGVALEIIGAPIPGGGFVTIYIDITERKRAEEQIRTLALQDALTRLPNRLSLNDQIEAALRRAREKGEAFALLFLDLDGFKNVNDSLGHDTGDALLIQVARRLQEAVRETDTVARLGGDEFVLLLRDIDSAAAPVRIADDIIARLAQPFVLESLTTQIGTSIGIALHPAHGDNREALLKAADEAMYAAKAAGRGRWRLAGGATD from the coding sequence ATGGATTCGATCGCCGCGCACAAGTCGCCCGAGCTGGAGCAGCTTGAACTGATCCAGCGGCTGGGCCGTATCGGCTACTGGGAGTACGACCCGGCGACGCATTCGTTCACGCTGCCGCCGCATTCGCTGGAACTGCTGTCGTCGCTGATCGGCTGCGCGCGCGACGTTGCGCCGAACCTGCGCGAGGTGATGGACGACGCCGAGCGCCGGCGCTTCCTCGGCGCGCTCGAGCTGGCGGTGAAGGGACAGCTGTCGCTGCACCTGGAACTGCAGCTGGCGAGCTTCCACGGGCGGCGGGCGGCGATCGTGGTCAAGGGCGTTCCGGTCGCGCGCGGCGACGCCTTCCGCTTCGCCGGCACCTTCCACGACATCACCCACGAGAAGCAGGTCGAGAGCGAGCGCGAGGAGGTGCTCAGCCAGCTGCACGCGGTGATCGGCGGCCTGCCGGTCGGCGTCACGGTGTTCGACGAGGACTTGCGCCTGCTCTTCTGGAACGACCACATCTACGACATCCTCGGCCTGCCGCAGGGTGCGGTGTACAAGTACGTGCGCTTCGAGGAGCTGATCCGCTACCCGGCGCGGCGCGGCGAGTACGGGCCGGGCGACCCGGAGGAACTGGTCGCGCAGCGCACGGCGCTGGCGCGCAGGTTCGAGCCGCACCGCTTCGAGCGCGCCGCGCGCGACGGGCGCACGCTGCTCGTCGACGGCTATCCGTTCCGCTTCGGCGGCAGGATCTCCGGCTTCGTCACCACCTACACCGACATCACCGAGCAGAAGCGCAACGCCGAGCAGATCGTGCACCAGAACCAGATGCTGAAGGCGATCATCGACAACTTCCCCGGCGCGATCTCGCTGTTCGACGGCAACCTCAGGCTGGTCGCCAGCAACCCGCTGTTCAAGACGCTGCTCGACCTGCCGGCGACGCTGGTCGACCGCGACGACGCCTACTTCGAGGACTTCATCCGCTTCAACGCGGACCGCGGCGAGTACGGCCCCGGCGACCCGCAGGCGCAGGTGGCGGCGGTCATGGCGCGGGCGCGCAGTTTCCAGCCGCACAAGATCGAGCGCGTGCGGCCGAACGGGGTTGCGCTGGAGATCATCGGCGCGCCGATCCCCGGCGGCGGCTTTGTCACCATCTACATCGACATCACCGAACGCAAGCGCGCCGAGGAGCAGATCCGCACGCTGGCGCTGCAGGATGCGCTGACCCGGCTGCCCAACCGCCTCAGCCTCAACGACCAGATTGAGGCGGCGCTGCGGCGGGCGCGCGAGAAGGGCGAGGCCTTCGCGCTGCTGTTCCTCGACCTCGACGGCTTCAAGAACGTCAACGACTCGCTCGGCCACGATACCGGCGATGCGCTGCTGATCCAGGTCGCGCGGCGGCTGCAGGAGGCGGTGCGCGAAACCGACACCGTCGCCCGGCTCGGCGGCGACGAGTTCGTGCTGCTGTTGCGCGACATCGACAGCGCGGCGGCGCCGGTGCGCATCGCCGATGACATCATCGCCCGCCTGGCGCAGCCGTTCGTGCTCGAATCGCTGACGACGCAGATCGGCACCTCGATCGGCATCGCGCTGCACCCGGCCCACGGCGACAACCGCGAGGCGCTGCTGAAGGCCGCCGACGAGGCGATGTACGCAGCCAAGGCGGCCGGCCGCGGCCGCTGGCGGCTGGCCGGCGGCGCGACCGACTGA
- a CDS encoding DUF2145 domain-containing protein — protein sequence MRAHNGWQTLIGAVLLAAVLGSGSAQAGQTCEARRPTVESMARDLALAASVAAELDALAANEGAEVVLLARAGQDLREYGLRWSHLGIAYRDRAALAGRGAWRVVHKLNQCGSDRSALYRQGLAEFFADGLFAHEAGVVALAPPLAARVAAQLQDNRLLAQLHEPRYNMLAYPWSGPYQQSNQWAIETLALLADPAVRSRAAARAWLRRHDYRPDTIRLSAVKRLGARIGSAHIAFDDHPFDRRMAGRIDTVTADSVFAWAPRAGIGGAPRVLRPRPSGGGPGDGFGRGLRHVEVDLLQRAGAAVLVEIDAAAPDLAAGVVVGVLQRERGPRAVQVQRADAGLLERLQRAVREPDAERGEGRIGVVEPAVAVAVELPQIIEAVA from the coding sequence ATGCGCGCGCATAACGGGTGGCAGACGCTTATTGGCGCCGTGCTGCTTGCCGCCGTCCTCGGCAGCGGCAGTGCGCAGGCCGGGCAGACCTGCGAGGCGAGGCGGCCGACGGTCGAATCGATGGCGCGCGACCTGGCACTCGCGGCGAGCGTCGCCGCCGAACTCGACGCGCTGGCGGCGAACGAGGGCGCCGAGGTCGTGCTGCTCGCCCGCGCCGGGCAGGACCTGCGCGAGTACGGGCTGCGCTGGTCGCACCTCGGCATCGCCTACCGCGACCGCGCGGCGCTCGCCGGCCGCGGTGCCTGGCGCGTGGTGCACAAGCTGAACCAGTGCGGCAGCGACCGCAGCGCGCTGTACCGGCAGGGGCTCGCCGAGTTCTTCGCCGACGGCCTGTTCGCGCATGAGGCCGGCGTCGTCGCGCTGGCACCGCCGCTCGCCGCGCGCGTCGCCGCGCAGCTGCAGGACAACCGGCTGCTCGCGCAGCTGCACGAGCCGCGCTACAACATGCTCGCCTACCCGTGGTCCGGCCCGTACCAGCAGAGCAACCAGTGGGCGATCGAGACGCTGGCGCTGCTCGCCGACCCGGCGGTGCGCAGCCGCGCCGCGGCGCGCGCCTGGCTGCGCCGCCACGACTACCGCCCGGACACCATCCGGCTGTCGGCGGTGAAGCGGCTCGGCGCGCGCATCGGCAGCGCGCATATCGCCTTCGACGACCACCCCTTCGACCGGCGCATGGCCGGTCGCATCGACACCGTCACCGCCGATTCGGTGTTCGCCTGGGCGCCGCGCGCCGGGATCGGCGGCGCGCCGCGCGTGCTGCGCCCGCGGCCTTCAGGCGGCGGTCCCGGCGACGGCTTCGGGCGCGGACTCCGCCACGTTGAGGTCGATTTGCTGCAGCGTGCCGGCGCGGCCGTCCTCGTGGAGATAGACGCCGCTGCGCCAGACCTGGCCGCGGGCGTTGTTGTCGGTGTCCTTCAGCGCGAACGGGGTCCACGCGCTGTCCAGGTGCAGCGCGCCGACGCCGGTCTCCTTGAGCGGCTTCAGCGCGCCGTCCGGGAACCAGACGCCGAGCGCGGCGAAGGCCGGATCGGCGTCGTCGAGCCAGCCGTTGCCGTCGCCGTCGAACTGCCGCAGATCATCGAAGCCGTTGCCTGA
- a CDS encoding YiaA/YiaB family inner membrane protein, with the protein METPAHSPVRTVLRDTRAWRLQVWVSFALALLVCGSGLAWLPGADLDRAFMVMGYVFCLSTAFALAKFVRDNAERPADTPLWSLVVWGGFALAMALTGWGLWRMEINPTWKAYLLVSWLYLISTAFTLAKTLRDAFEAERLEHGDAPATEQ; encoded by the coding sequence ATGGAAACCCCCGCCCATTCCCCCGTCCGTACCGTCCTCCGCGACACCCGCGCCTGGCGCCTGCAGGTCTGGGTCTCCTTCGCCCTCGCGCTGCTCGTCTGCGGCAGCGGACTGGCCTGGCTGCCGGGCGCCGACCTCGACCGCGCGTTCATGGTGATGGGCTACGTGTTCTGCCTGTCCACCGCCTTCGCGCTGGCCAAGTTCGTCCGCGACAACGCCGAGCGCCCCGCCGACACGCCGCTGTGGTCGCTGGTGGTGTGGGGCGGCTTCGCGCTGGCGATGGCGCTGACCGGCTGGGGGCTGTGGCGGATGGAGATCAACCCGACCTGGAAGGCCTACCTGCTGGTCAGCTGGCTGTACCTGATCTCGACGGCCTTCACGCTGGCCAAGACGCTGCGCGACGCCTTCGAGGCCGAGCGGCTGGAACACGGCGACGCACCGGCCACCGAGCAATGA
- a CDS encoding helix-turn-helix domain-containing protein, with amino-acid sequence MSTTADLVALLKGELKAAGLTYAALAARLGMAESSVKRMFSKSGDMPLSRIDEICRALTLDFADLARRVADTQPLLLELTLAQEKAVVADRQLLVVAICALSQLPAEEICTTYRLSDAELVRCLTQLDRLGIIDLRPGNRYRLKVAKGFRWRPQGPVMEFFRREVLDDYFAGGFDGESEMLMVVHGEIGRGLANSFRERLARIGQDFSNQHLADQKLPPEQRRPYTIVIGMRSWLMAALAEMQRRDGG; translated from the coding sequence GTGAGCACCACTGCCGACCTCGTCGCCCTGCTCAAGGGCGAGCTCAAGGCCGCCGGCCTCACCTACGCCGCGCTCGCCGCGCGGCTGGGGATGGCCGAGTCGAGCGTCAAGCGCATGTTCTCGAAGAGCGGCGACATGCCGCTGTCGCGCATCGACGAGATCTGCCGCGCGCTCACCCTCGACTTCGCCGACCTCGCCCGCCGCGTCGCCGACACGCAGCCGCTGCTGCTCGAGCTGACGCTGGCGCAGGAGAAGGCGGTGGTCGCCGACCGCCAGCTGCTGGTCGTCGCCATCTGCGCGCTGAGCCAGCTGCCGGCCGAGGAAATCTGCACCACCTACCGCCTGTCCGACGCCGAGCTGGTGCGCTGCCTGACCCAGCTCGACCGTCTCGGCATCATCGACCTGCGCCCCGGCAACCGCTACCGGCTGAAGGTGGCGAAGGGCTTCCGCTGGCGGCCGCAGGGGCCGGTGATGGAGTTCTTCCGCAGGGAGGTGCTCGACGACTACTTCGCCGGCGGCTTCGACGGCGAGTCGGAGATGCTGATGGTGGTGCACGGCGAGATCGGCCGCGGGCTGGCCAACTCCTTCCGCGAGCGGCTGGCGCGCATCGGCCAGGATTTCTCCAACCAGCACCTCGCCGACCAGAAGCTGCCGCCCGAGCAGCGCCGGCCCTACACCATCGTCATCGGCATGCGCTCGTGGCTGATGGCGGCGCTGGCCGAGATGCAGCGGCGCGACGGCGGATAG
- a CDS encoding GGDEF domain-containing protein, whose translation MELINPRTFLIVANLLGLLCALVLWVQAKSFPADIGGLRDWAKAVVLMGCASGLASLRGLIPDAFAIVLAAALLLSGELLLVIGLLRYSGRTPQWRPAVDAVAGLVLLVAWLTWGSPSYPGRIFIMALAHIAFFALGAWLAQQAKPAGFGSRLLSAMFVLGVAVAVLRIATLSTDFAGADEAFDRDPIQQVYLGAFSLGILGLSIGFILIANERLREELEYLATRDPMTGAFNRRAFFARAEIEWARAARSRRPLAAIVSDIDFFKKVNDTHGHHVGDLVIKDFARRAGGMLRLPDILARFGGEEFVILLPETGLQDGCRVAERIRQEIEKRRDKALPPYTVSLGVAVAGDDGPADLEALLAVADAALYRAKQGGRNRVEA comes from the coding sequence ATGGAACTGATCAACCCGCGCACCTTCCTGATCGTCGCCAACCTGCTCGGCCTGCTCTGCGCGCTCGTGCTGTGGGTGCAGGCGAAGAGCTTCCCGGCCGACATCGGCGGCCTGCGCGACTGGGCGAAGGCGGTCGTGCTGATGGGCTGTGCCTCCGGCCTCGCCTCGCTGCGCGGGCTGATCCCCGACGCCTTCGCCATCGTCCTCGCCGCGGCGCTGCTGCTGTCCGGCGAGCTGCTGCTGGTGATCGGCCTGTTGCGCTACAGCGGGCGCACGCCGCAATGGCGGCCGGCGGTGGACGCGGTCGCCGGCCTCGTGCTGCTGGTCGCCTGGCTGACCTGGGGCAGCCCCAGCTACCCGGGCCGCATCTTCATCATGGCGCTCGCGCACATCGCCTTCTTCGCGCTCGGCGCCTGGCTGGCGCAGCAGGCGAAACCGGCCGGCTTCGGCAGCCGGCTGCTGTCGGCGATGTTCGTGCTCGGCGTCGCCGTCGCCGTGCTGCGCATCGCCACGCTCAGCACCGACTTCGCCGGCGCCGACGAGGCCTTCGACCGCGACCCGATCCAGCAGGTGTACCTCGGCGCCTTCTCGCTCGGCATCCTCGGCCTCTCCATCGGCTTCATCCTGATCGCCAACGAGCGCCTGCGCGAGGAGCTCGAATACCTGGCCACGCGCGACCCGATGACCGGCGCCTTCAACCGCCGCGCCTTCTTCGCCCGCGCCGAGATCGAGTGGGCGCGCGCGGCGCGCTCGCGGCGGCCGCTGGCGGCGATCGTCTCCGACATCGACTTCTTCAAGAAGGTGAACGACACGCACGGCCACCACGTCGGCGACCTGGTGATCAAGGACTTCGCCCGGCGCGCCGGCGGCATGCTGCGGCTGCCCGACATCCTCGCCCGCTTCGGCGGCGAGGAGTTCGTCATCCTGCTGCCGGAGACCGGCCTGCAGGACGGCTGCCGCGTCGCCGAGCGCATCCGCCAGGAGATCGAGAAGCGCCGCGACAAGGCGCTGCCGCCCTACACCGTCAGCCTCGGCGTCGCCGTCGCCGGCGACGACGGCCCGGCCGACCTGGAAGCGCTGCTGGCGGTCGCCGACGCGGCGCTCTACCGCGCCAAGCAGGGCGGACGCAACCGCGTCGAGGCCTAG